The window aactctcccaagatgacacagcaggtcagtgccagAATGAACACTAAAGCTCCCATCTCCCAGTATGCAGCACAGTGCACTTCCCCTGGCTGTATGGCATGTCCACCTCAGCTGCTGCTTTCCTTGGCCATGGAGAGTGCAACTCAGATGCAGCTTGTCACAGAGGAGCACACACCGTGCTCTTGCTCTCACCACGTGATTTTACCTTTTTGCTTTCTTGTTTTGCTGTTTCCTTTCAACTTAGAAAAGACTCACTCAGTCTGGCTGTTTTCTGTGGCAGGGCGCTGTGCTGTTGCAGACGTGTGCCCACGATAATAGAGAGACAAACTAGGAGAGGAAATAGCTTTCATGGGACCCAAATTCTGTTGACAGGAGAGACCAGTTTTCGACCTTATGCAGCGGAAGTACATAATAAAAACATCCCTATAGTTCAAATGAAAACTTGGGTTTAATTTCCAAGTCCCAAAGCATTTTCTATGTACTGCTTTAGCTCAGCACGGAGCTTCTCCTGCATCACCGATGAAACACATAGATCACCCGTTTCAGGATCTCTTTTCTGGTCACCCCATAaacgatggggtttaacatggggggaatGAGTACATAGAGGTTGGCCAGTAGGATGAGACTATAACTTGGGATGATGTGCCCAAATCGGTGTGCAAAATAGGAGAAAACAGATGAGATGTAGAACATCAGCATGACACAGAGGTGAGAGCTACAGGTCCGGAGAGCCTTGAGCCGGGCGTCCTTGGAGTGGAGCATGAAGACAGCCCTGAGGATCAGCCCATAAGACACAGCAATGAGCACAGAATCCAAACCAATTACTAATATAGCCACAGCTACACCATACCAGACTCTGACTGGGACGTCGTTGCAGGCCACCCGGGCTATGGCCATGTCACAATAGGTGTGAGGCAAGAGGTTGGTTCTGCAGAAATTCAGCTGCTTCAGGACAAAAATGACagggaaaatgaaacagaaacttcttgtgacaACTGCCAGCCCCATCTTCCCTATCACAGACTTCGTTAGTATCATGGTGTATCTCAGGGGGTCGCAGATGGCAATGTACCGAtcaaacgccatggccagcaggatggCAGACTCAGCAATAAAACTgacatggatgaagaacatctgggtcaggcaggcagcaaaagaaatttcccccgccctaaaccagaatacagccagcatcttgggcactGCCGTGGTAGATAACAGCAGATCAGCAGCAGCCAACATGGACACGAAtagatacatgggctcatggagacTCCGTTCTGTTAGTATGATGAATAGTAGGAGAGAGTTCCCAAAAAGTGTCACACTGTACATCAGACAGAACGGGATGGCGATCCAGAATTGAGACTCTTCCGTACCAGGGATGCCGGTCAGGATGTAGGTCATGGGGACAAAAAAGGTGTGATTGTCAGCTGGCATCATGCACCATCACTTGGATCTTCTATTCAATTTCCAGGAACTAACAGCAAAAGAGACAATCAGTGAGAAGGTGAGTGTCGGCTAGGACTGGACTGCATTTGTTACAGTGTGATTGGTTCACCCGGGAGGGGCACATGGAACTGGGGTTTcattgagccctctgacccaccagtctatgctccctctcacactgtgctgctccgACAAGCTTCAGACCTGCTCCCCATCTTACACCAGCATCCACACACGCAGGGACACACCCCGCTGCAGTTACACGCAGACTctaaccagccactgcatgaaccaacaatagagaggctgcagccaaattaaccaccagcttcccagattCGTACCCCCCACTGGAGTGTAAAACCAAAATGTTACAGTCTTactctgcacagagaactgtacagtgtaagctcatagaATTCGCCCCCTCCCTGAATGTGGAAAGGAATATACAACAGCCTCTGCCAGTCGAGCTATGATTTCCCCAGGCACTTCATTCCAACTCACTAGTGTAGATAAAGCCAAAGCAAGTTTATTAAATaccaaaatagattttaagtgattataagtgataccaagcagatcaaagcagattacctagcaaataaacaaaaatgcaacctAAGATTCATATAaaatcttaaaatctatttcttgTAGTTAAAAAACTTGTTCTGTTATAATGTAAAGcagtgagctttgactggagtgcttggggaaaatctcGGCTTGGATAACCCAAGTGTGCATGGTTCTCTTGAGATGGAGGGAGAGGCCTACCGGGTATTAAACACACAGACtgcccagatttgaccagggctgCTCTggggtactgctctggggtcctagccTGGAAAGCTGGTGGGTAAAGAGTCTGTGTACagttgcagctgggtgtgtctctacctgtgcgaatgctggtgaaagtgcaggcaggagggctttgcagcttgtcagagCAGTACagggtgagagggagcccaggctgggggtcagcgggctcagtggtaccccagttgcAGATAGTACTCTGGGGGGAATCCGTCACAATCATTATAAAAGCAGCGCTTACAATTGGTTGCTCCTGGATTATACAGTTTGTACATTTACGGCTATGCTGCTTGAAGCCAGCTAATTTCTGCCAAATGGAATGGACCCAGTCCTGGGGTCCTTATTGATTTTCATGGAGGTGTTGCCTGAGTGAAGGCCTCGGGAATGTTACAGGGCCTGAGGAGGTTTCCAATGAGGTTTACTCTGAACAGACACATAACCAAGAATGGCCCAGTCCCGAGCCCACTGAGTTCAACAGCAAGATCCCCAGTGACCCCTTGGGGAGCGGATCAGGGTAACCCGGTGACCTCTTCCCAACACCCAACCTCAGCGCAGTCACAGGAGTGTATCTCAGAGCCCCCGCTCCcgtcctgcccctgcagtcagagTTACACACCCTGTTTCtaaccaaccccagctcaacaTTTCCTAGGTTTCATGTGTTTCCATTCGCCCCTTCACAGATTCATTCCATGCAAACGACTCACCAGGCTCCGGgtccagctggggaggaggaatctctgcctgtgaccaggtcggggagctgcaggtggcagggaATCTGCACTGACCAGGGCTGAGGAacagggatatttatactg of the Gopherus flavomarginatus isolate rGopFla2 chromosome 1, rGopFla2.mat.asm, whole genome shotgun sequence genome contains:
- the LOC127044337 gene encoding olfactory receptor 52B2-like, whose protein sequence is MFFIHVSFIAESAILLAMAFDRYIAICDPLRYTMILTKSVIGKMGLAVVTRSFCFIFPVIFVLKQLNFCRTNLLPHTYCDMAIARVACNDVPVRVWYGVAVAILVIGLDSVLIAVSYGLILRAVFMLHSKDARLKALRTCSSHLCVMLMFYISSVFSYFAHRFGHIIPSYSLILLANLYVLIPPMLNPIVYGVTRKEILKRVIYVFHR